Below is a genomic region from Rosa chinensis cultivar Old Blush chromosome 5, RchiOBHm-V2, whole genome shotgun sequence.
CCTAGTCTACATCATACTACCCAGTAATCGATACCCCCCAACACAGTAAAGGCACTAAAGCAGCTCAAAGTTCATAGTTCACTTCTGCTTTTAAATTCTGAAATACACACATGAGCATAATCAAGAGTGCCTTGTGGGTTGATTTCCACTTCTCATCATTGTGCAGAATTCCGTGTAGTTGATCCTCCCGTCCTATTGGTACAAATAGGTCAGCAtaaaaaacaacaaagaaaatGCTCAGAAAATTTGAAAGTTGTAGATAACTTACATTATCTGCATCAACCTCGGAAATTATTTCTTTGATAGTGTTTTCATCACCCATTCCATGCTCCTTCATAGCAGCCTCTAATTCATCTCTTGTTATATACCTGTCAGTTGAAATTGACAGTGATGAATTCATTAACTTTCCTCTATGAGGAAGTGATGTAAGAATATACACCCTACAATACTTTTGCTTCTCTAAGCTGATCAAGTAGTTAAAACTTGATAAGAAGCAGAAACCCATTAAGAAATTGATAGATTTTGCATTAAAATTTGTCAACTCACCCACTGCTATCCTTGTCAAAATACTGAAATGCTTTGTACAGGTGTTCATCTCTCTCTAGTCTTTGTCTATGCATAGTAGCAGATATAAATTCAATATAGTCAATCGATCCATTTCCATCAACGTCAGCCTGAAATGTACAGACAGGAGTTACAAGAGTGCTAGTCatttatgaaaattgaaaaagcaATGCACAACAGCTGACAATAAACAGATTGAGCCCTGGCAAGTCATTAGTTACTTACAGCATCCATTAGTTGCCTGACTTCGGTTTCTGATAGCCGTGACCCAATACGAGCTAATCCTGTCTTCAGTTCTTCGTAGGTTATTGTACCACTTTTGTCGGTGTCCATACTGGTGAACATTGCCTTAAGacctttaatttcttcttcagataGATTTTCCGCTATTACCTAATTCATGGAATTTTCAAAATGCATCAACATTATTGAGCAATGTAAGGGTAAAAGAACAGAAGGAATCATCTGGACCCAGGTAGTAAGATAAGAAGAGCTCTGCTTTTTCCCCTTTTTTCCTTCCCTAAAGGTTTAGACAATGGTTCTCATGGTAAAACTAACCAGTAACTTGAAAAAATCTCAAGACTGCAACTGATAATCGAGTTGAAAGGCAACTTTTCATTTTATAACTAAGTGCAGGTAGGAGCTTCAAAACCCAGTTTGATAAATTACCTTCAAGGCAAGCTTCTTAAGCTTATTCATTGCTCTCAACTGCTTCATTCTAGAGAGAACTGCACTATCTATTGGCTTGTCTGATGCTTCTCCACCTACTCTGAGCCAGGGATGCTCTACCATACAGAACATTAAATTTTAGTCGGATACAGAATCATGAAACAAATGCTAGCTGTAAGAAGACCATCCTACAAAAACAACggcattgtattttatttgcttTTACTTATGACTGTAGAGTAACAACCAAAAGGCACATTGGTCACCCAGGGTACTAATGCTTTCTAGTTATTTGTTGATCAGTTTCTATCTAACTATAACGTGATGCCTAATGACAGATTGTTGGTGTAAGAAAAGAACCTACTTGGAAAGAAGAACAGATTAATTACCCTTGAATGCCAGGAAAAGTTAATATAATGGTATCATTTCATAGGTTAACGACTAGAATCTCATATGGGAACTAAAATcatttcaaagtttcaaacagaGATATGTTTGAGGATAATGGACCACTAAATCATACAAAGGAAATATTTTAGAGATTGTATACTGAACATGTTCTACTTAGTTGTAACTTTAGGAGATATCTTACCAAGAACTTTCAGTGAAGTAATTCTCTTTTTTGGGTCCTGTGTCAGCATCTTTCTAACTAGGTCTTTGGCACCGTCTGATATTGACGGCCATGGTTGACTTTCAAAGTCAACTACACCTTCCAATATTGCATTAAAGATGCCCCTCTCAGTCTCTGCATAAGTATAAAGTTAGTGAAGTGATGCCTAAGATAACTACGAATAAGAGCACATTCAGTGTTTAGAAAGAAAACAATGAACTATATTTACCAGCCCAAAATGGAGGTACTCCACTAAGTAGAATATACAGAATTACTCCAGCACTCCAAATATCTATCTCCTTTCCATAACTACGCCGTAACACTTCAGGAGCAACATAGTAAGCACTGCCTACTATATCTCGGTATACCTTCCCTGAGATGAGTGGAAAGAAAATGTCACTTTCAACAAGAGTTCATCCAAGCCAAACAATCATATCAAAAGACTTAGAAAgctttaaaataataaaattcacTTATTTATATCATAGATTGATTAGCTACACTCCATCACCTAGAAAATTGGCACAGCGTAATGGCTCTCACAACTTAATCTCAGCCACTAACAAATTGGTTTCACAGTAAATTACACAACTTTCTTCACAAGATAGCTTCTTGACTTCACAATATCTACAACTAAGTTGCAGCTTACAGACAACACTAACAATTTACAGCAAAGTAATACTTCTAACTTTAAACCACTGCATTAGAAACCCAATTTCAATAAGTTCTTATTGGCTATAGGACACATATTCACAGCAATAATGAACCAAACAAACGAATAGGGACTATGTGCCATTTCAACAGTCCACAGCATAGTTAAGCAATCACAATGATAAAAAATCCAATTCCACAACTTGTAACATGAAAGATGAACAAAAGCTCATAAAACTCTTAGAAACTCACCTTCCTCAATAAAAACAGACAGCCCGAAATCCGTACCCTTGAGCATTGCCCCTTCCCCCTTACTAGACAGCAAGAAATTCTCGGGCTTGAGATCACGGTGCATCACAGCCATAACATGACAACTGTGCACAACATTCACAATGTCCCTCACAATCGCGGCGGCAGCTCTCTCCGAATACACTCCCTGCGCTATGATCCTATCGAAAAGCTCGCCGCCGGCGCAGAGCTCCATCACCAAATGCACAGAGTACCTGTCCTCATAAGCCCCCTTGATCTCCACAACGTTGGGCTGCCCAGACATGTGCTGCATGATCTGTATCTCCCTCTTGATATCATCCCTATCGCTTTTACTCACCAGCTTGCGCTTCAAGATCGACTTGCAGGCATATGTATCACCCGTAGACTTCTCTGTGCACAAGTACGTGATCCCAAATTGGCCTCTGCCCAGTTCTTTGCCCAGAGTGTAGTACTGCTTAATGTCATCAAAGGGCTTCTCAAGAATGCTGTTTGGCGGCACTGCTGGCTTCACTGGCTGTGGGTGTGGCTTTGGTGGTTGGGGTGGTGGAGGTGGGTTATGGGTTGGAGGAGCTGAAACTTTGTGAGGTTGCTGGGTTGAGACAGACAAGGATTGCTGTTGTGGGTGGTGGTGAGAGATGGGTATGGATGAGGAGACATACCCATTCTTAGGACCTGGATTGGGTTTGGTCTTGCTGCCACAGCAACCCATGTTCCAAATCAAGATTCAATGGGGGAAACCCAGTTGGGGATATCAGACAAAACTCCAATGCAATGTAGGAGATTGAGGATTGGAGGTGAGTCCAGAGATTTGAGGACCAAATTTTTGAAACTTTGAGGTTGACTTGGAGGTGAACTTGAAGATGCGGATCACTGCTCTCTGGTATGAAATTGAATTGAATGTTGTGTTGGAgtgaaatagagagagagagtatataGGGCGGACCCGCAGGGAGGAGCAGAGGAAACGTTTGTTTTACGCGGTGGTTTTTCTTGGCCACACAGTAAATACGCGGGTAGGAAACTACCGTTTTAGTCTTGAGATGAAATACGCGGTACCGGAAGAATGGTGCTTTGTAATTCACAAAGAGAGATAGTACAAGGGAAGAAACGCGTAGCTTGCAGTGTAACACACAATTTATGAGCGACTGATGTTTCCGTGAAggataaatttatatatattgggACTCTCCGCAGATGGTTTATAGCTGAAGAATGTAAGAGAtatttttatagaaaattacacataaGTGTTACTTTGAAATtttaagggttattatcacaaatggtaccttaactatacctcaatcttatcgatggtacctgaacttcaattttgatcacaactagtatccgaattttttgatttcattttaaatggtacctagagccacctccggtcactattccaaCTAAAAACGACATGGGAggtgatcatagtgatgatttttaatgatttcgagggttgcgatcatatatagtgatgattttttggtaatggACTTgtcttgaacttttttttttattttttgttttcttagatttggtttttttggccggaatagttaccgaaggtggccttaggtaccatttaaaataaaattgaaaagttcaggtactggttgtgatcaaaattgaagttcaggtaccatcgataaaatagatgataagttcaggtaccatttgtgactTGCATCATCAAATTTCTTCATTCATGACAATTTTGCCCCTCCACCGAACAAAACCTGCTCATATcagattaatatatatatatatatatatatatatatattgttcaaggaaaacctaatttgtgtttagcccaaactctaggttacttgacctagtggtaataggatttaattagaaggatctagaatcctaatcaatgtagaattactttccttgtatgattgagattctatgcattgtaatcctctatataaagaggcccctattatcaatgagaacacacagcaaattcctctcaaattcaatttctctacaacacgttatcagcacgaagcactAACCCTGAAACCTAATATTCGTAGCCTCCAAACCCCCGAAACCTCCGCctcccaccttgaagctctctcccccaggagcccagaaccggcgacGAAgaccccagaaccggccggaaaatacCCGAACCGGCCCCCGGAAATATCCATACCCTCTCTCCCCGGTTCGGAGCTTTCCTCCCAGCCAACTGCTACCAAACTCCACTAGCAGCTGTAGCCGGACCCCAGATCACCAGAGACGAAAATTcatcaccggaaccggcctaaaTTTGATTGAACCGGCCACCTGAGCTCACCAGAtctgaaccggcagaaagaaagaaaaaaaaaggggaagaaCTTGTGCAGCCCAAGCACGCATGCAGCCCAAGCCCGCCTGCAGCCCAAGCCCGCCAGCAGGCCCAGCGAAGCCCACGTGAAAGCCAAGCCGCTAGCCGCCAAGCCGCCAAGTCGCCAAGGTAT
It encodes:
- the LOC112166481 gene encoding LOW QUALITY PROTEIN: calcium-dependent protein kinase 21 (The sequence of the model RefSeq protein was modified relative to this genomic sequence to represent the inferred CDS: inserted 2 bases in 1 codon) yields the protein MGCCGSKTKPNPGPKNGYVSSSIPISHHHPQQQSLSVSTQQPHKVSAPPTHNPPPPPQPPKPHPQPVKPAVPPNSILEKPFDDIKQYYTLGKELGRGQFGITYLCTEKSTGDTYACKSILKRKLVSKSDRDDIKREIQIMQHMSGQPNVVEIKGAYEDRYSVHLVMELCAGGELFDRIIAQGVYSERAAAAIVRDIVNVVHSCHVMAVMHRDLKPENFLLSSKGEGAMLKGTDFGLSVFIEEGKVYRDIVGSAYYVAPEVLRRSYGKEIDIWSAGVILYILLSGVPPFWAETERGIFNAILEGVVDFESQPWPSISDGAKDLVRKMLTQDPKKRITSLKVLEHPWLRVGGEASDKPIDSAVLSRMKQLRAMNKLKKLALKVIAENLSEEEIKGLKAMFTSMDTDKSGTITYEELKTGLARIGSRLSETEVRQLMDAADVDGNGSIDYIEFISATMHRQRLERDEHLYKAFQYFDKDSSGYITRDELEAAMKEHGMGDENTIKEIISEVDADNDGRINYTEFCTMMRSGXINPQGTLDYAHVCISEFKSRSEL